The Pyrenophora tritici-repentis strain M4 chromosome 2, whole genome shotgun sequence genome window below encodes:
- a CDS encoding ProP, Permease major facilitator superfamily has protein sequence MATSTPSGHPRPSSEHTLDADTAISVLQAINMVETKESAGPLKPTPGTSLASEALSKHRIRIPFQTLAAFTALSLSIFLVALDTVLIPTALLTISQTFHIPDSLYAWTGSAYLLANAASVPFWGKLSDVFGRKPVIQAANITFLLGSIISAVSVNAAMLVTGRAVQGLGGGGIVVLVNVCVSDMFRVRDRSFYMGTIGAVWAVASALGPVLGGVFAQQLDWRWMFYINIPIVSASIAVLHFTLRLHNPRTPVVKGLASIDWLGTATIVIATILLLVGLQSGGASSFANPSVIMCLVFGSVAYLAFPFSQWWEDKRGGTPIMPLRLFKDVSNLSALGVCACDALVFNSVAYFLPLYFQIVLQRSPTIAGVYMLAIAIPLALVSFASGHVIEKTGRFLEIIQAGLLLTTLGVGLLISLDMSLHIGKIVGVLLVIGLGFGPNFGAPLIALQTRLQETDIATGTAAFGFVRMISGAIGLVAGQVVFQLLMASHFQSFVDSGIASDYAHALAGGQAISQGVDVSALTEGQRFAVRYAFMAALKGTWILYTVIGALGLLVSFGITRTKLQRESTCCTELDDIRASV, from the coding sequence ATGGCGACGTCAACACCTAGCGGCCACCCACGGCCGTCCTCGGAACACACCTTGGACGCAGACACGGCGATCTCCGTCTTGCAGGCAATCAACATGGTCGAAACCAAGGAATCTGCCGGTCCTCTCAAACCCACACCTGGCACTTCTCTTGCTAGCGAAGCCCTATCGAAACACCGAATTCGCATACCATTCCAAACGCTAGCAGCTTTCACAGCCCTAAGTCtctccatcttcctcgtGGCACTCGACACAGTCCTCATACCCACCGCCTTACTAACCATCTCCCAAACCTTCCACATCCCAGACTCCCTCTACGCCTGGACAGGATCCGCCTACCTCCTCGCCAACGCCGCATCCGTACCCTTCTGGGGCAAGCTCTCCGATGTCTTTGGCAGGAAGCCCGTCATCCAAGCTGCAAACATCACATTCCTGCTCGGAAGCATCATAAGCGCCGTCAGCGTGAACGCCGCCATGCTCGTGACAGGAAGAGCTGTCCAAGGCCTCGGTGGTGGCGGTATCGTGGTGCTGGTCAACGTTTGCGTCAGCGACATGTTCCGCGTCCGAGATCGCTCTTTCTACATGGGTACCATCGGTGCAGTTTGGGCGGTTGCCAGTGCCCTTGGCCCCGTTCTCGGTGGTGTGTTTGCACAACAACTCGACTGGCGCTGGATGTTCTACATCAACATACCCATTGTTTCCGCCTCTATTGCTGTCCTGCACTTTACGCTACGACTTCACAATCCCAGGACGCCGGTCGTAAAGGGTCTTGCGTCTATCGATTGGCTTGGTACGGCTACTATCGTCATCGCTACTATACTCCTGCTCGTCGGTCTCCAATCTGGTGGCGCTAGCTCGTTCGCGAACCCTTCAGTCATCATGTGCCTCGTCTTCGGATCGGTGGCGTATCTTGCGTTCCCGTTTTCGCAGTGGTGGGAGGATAAGCGTGGTGGGACTCCTATTATGCCGCTGCGACTTTTCAAGGATGTCAGCAACCTGAGTGCGTTGGGTGTATGTGCGTGCGACGCACTTGTCTTCAACTCAGTGGCATACTTCCTCCCGCTATACTTCCAGATCGTCCTCCAGCGTAGCCCTACTATCGCTGGAGTTTACATGCTCGCTATCGCAATACCGCTAGCCTTGGTTTCTTTTGCTTCCGGTCATGTCATTGAGAAGACTGGGCGGTTTCTCGAGATAATCCAGGCAGGGCTGTTGCTCACGACGCTCGGTGTCGGTCTGCTCATCTCCCTGGACATGTCGCTCCATATTGGAAAAATCGTCGGCGTTCTGCTTGTTATCGGCCTTGGATTTGGCCCTAATTTCGGTGCTCCGCTTATTGCCTTGCAAACACGCCTTCAAGAGACGGATATCGCGACTGGTACTGCCGCCTTTGGGTTTGTGCGTATGATCTCAGGCGCAATCGGTCTCGTCGCTGGTCAGGTGGTCTTTCAACTCTTGATGGCATCGCACTTTCAGTCATTTGTTGACAGCGGCATTGCGAGCGATTACGCTCATGCTCTTGCTGGAGGTCAAGCTATATCTCAAGGTGTTGATGTCAGTGCACTTACAGAGGGGCAAAGATTTGCGGTGCGCTATGCTTTCATGGCTGCGCTGAAGGGGACGTGGATATTGTATACGGTGATCGGCGCACTTGGGCTGTTAGTATCCTTTGGGATTACCAGAACTAAGCTGCAGCGCGAGTCAACATGCTGTACTGAGCTCGACGACATCAGGGCCTCTGTTTAG
- a CDS encoding Periplasmic protein TonB codes for MSTPLTNIVILGASGSVGRPILSALLTLPSINLTIVTRTSSTATFPTAPNIRIHTLSDALTLTELTAAFKNHHAVIVALSTTPVTSGTGPNSLAFRLIDAARAAGVQRFIPSEFGANNLDPRARALVPVYDIKGAMLEYLQQTCAAINGAMSWMSISCGSWLDWALDPAKSGNFLGIDVKARRATVWDSGENRFAVTTSENTGLAVARVLAEPDIARDRQVFLCDFSTCTNEILGALEKEMGEQFVVERKESGPLIKELKKRYDGGDSGAAFPILAMSFGADVDVGYDFPKEQEVWNEKLGLPKVGLEDVVREAVELAARS; via the coding sequence ATGTCCACCCCCCTAACCAACATCGTCATCCTCGGCGCCTCAGGCTCCGTCGGCCGCCCCATCCTCTCCGCCCTCCTCACCCTCCCCTCAATCAACCTCACAATTGTAACCCgcacctcctccaccgccACCTTCCCCACGGCCCCAAACATCCGCATCCACACCCTCTCCGACGCCCTCACCCTCACCGAACTAACAGCCGCCTTCAAAAACCACCACGCCGTCATCGTCGCCCTCTCCACCACCCCCGTAACCAGCGGCACCGGTCCCAACAGCCTCGCCTTCCGCCTCATCGACGCCGCCCGCGCCGCCGGCGTCCAACGCTTCATCCCCAGCGAATTCGGCGCCAATAACCTCGATCCCCGCGCTCGCGCCCTGGTGCCTGTCTACGACATCAAAGGCGCCATGCTGGAGTATCTCCAACAAACCTGCGCGGCCATTAACGGCGCGATGAGCTGGATGAGTATCAGCTGTGGTAGCTGGCTAGACTGGGCGCTTGACCCGGCTAAATCGGGGAATTTCCTGGGCATCGATGTTAAGGCGAGACGGGCGACGGTGTGGGATTCGGGCGAGAACCGGTTTGCGGTTACGACGAGTGAGAATACGGGGTTGGCGGTTGCGAGGGTGCTGGCGGAGCCGGATATTGCGAGGGATAGGCAGGTTTTTCTGTGTGATTTTTCGACGTGTACGAATGAGATTTTGGGGGCGTTGGAGAAGGAGATGGGGGAGCAGTTTGTGGTGGAGAGGAAGGAGAGTGGACCGTTGATCAAGGAGTTGAAGAAGAGGTATGATGGTGGGGATAGTGGTGCTGCGTTTCCGATTTTGGCGATGAGCTTTGGGGCCGATGTGGATGTTGGGTATGATTTCCCCAAGGAACAGGAGGTTTGGAATGAGAAGTTGGGGTTGCCCAAGGTGGGGCTTGAGGATGTTGTTAGGGAGGCTGTTGAGTTGGCGGCGAGGTCTTAG